One region of Exiguobacterium acetylicum genomic DNA includes:
- a CDS encoding polysaccharide pyruvyl transferase family protein: MKRIIIRAGMTPFEQFDAPYLMKHNSIGGNVGNLIYQYSIFRTLMTEGTTITPDYYYYDEERADEINANFDLYVIPLADAFRKEFVPTLRKYTRLIKKLKIPVVVIGVGLRAPFEPDLDGGFPFDEDVKAFVSAVLERSSMLGLRGEITSKYLTRLGFREGIDHRVIGCPSMYAFGRDLHIRETNITPESMITVNSSRLAPQNVLDFITRGMEEYPNHYFIPQWMKELKLTYTGTHPIADLSVTNYPVKMSDPAYMNDRVRFFLNAQTWFDFIGQADLSFGARLHGNITATLAGTPSILIPKDARMRELTDYHQLTHIWANDITADTQLSDVVASADFQSPARVQARNFDNFVDFLNVNNLEHIYQETNYPENVPFDRQMAQTELLPPVQPISGVSLEEAVARFERFFPEQEKKIADAQKQTKAQLAEKDKKIKALQKQTGTAQKDQEIAALKAQLAAQTKKMKHQQGTLNRKAVRAALKTADLFAKK; encoded by the coding sequence ATGAAACGTATTATTATTCGTGCAGGTATGACACCATTCGAACAGTTCGATGCTCCTTATTTGATGAAACATAATTCCATTGGAGGAAACGTTGGAAATCTTATCTATCAATACAGTATCTTTCGGACGTTGATGACAGAAGGTACGACAATTACACCTGACTATTACTATTACGACGAAGAACGGGCAGACGAAATCAATGCCAACTTTGACCTTTATGTCATTCCGTTAGCGGACGCATTCCGAAAAGAATTCGTACCGACGTTACGGAAATATACACGTCTCATCAAAAAATTAAAAATTCCAGTCGTCGTCATCGGTGTAGGGTTACGTGCACCGTTTGAACCAGACTTAGATGGTGGATTCCCATTCGATGAAGATGTCAAAGCGTTCGTCAGTGCCGTTCTCGAGCGCTCGAGCATGCTGGGTCTTCGCGGGGAGATCACGTCGAAATACTTAACACGTCTTGGTTTCCGCGAAGGGATCGATCATCGCGTCATCGGATGTCCTTCGATGTACGCGTTCGGTCGCGACTTGCACATCCGTGAAACGAACATCACACCTGAGTCGATGATTACGGTCAACTCGTCACGTTTAGCTCCACAAAACGTCCTCGATTTCATTACACGTGGGATGGAAGAGTATCCAAATCATTACTTCATTCCCCAGTGGATGAAGGAACTGAAGTTGACGTATACAGGGACGCACCCGATCGCAGATCTTTCAGTGACGAACTATCCGGTGAAAATGTCGGATCCTGCTTACATGAATGATCGGGTTCGTTTCTTCTTGAACGCACAGACATGGTTCGATTTCATCGGACAAGCAGACCTTAGTTTTGGTGCACGCTTGCACGGAAATATCACAGCAACGCTTGCAGGTACGCCGAGTATCCTCATTCCAAAAGATGCACGGATGCGCGAATTGACGGATTACCATCAGTTGACGCACATTTGGGCGAACGACATCACAGCGGATACACAATTATCCGACGTCGTAGCAAGCGCTGACTTCCAAAGTCCGGCACGTGTTCAAGCGCGTAACTTCGACAACTTCGTTGACTTCTTGAACGTGAACAATCTTGAGCATATCTACCAAGAGACGAACTATCCTGAGAATGTACCGTTTGACCGTCAAATGGCGCAAACCGAGTTGCTCCCACCAGTCCAACCGATCTCTGGCGTAAGTCTTGAGGAAGCAGTCGCTCGTTTTGAACGGTTCTTCCCGGAACAAGAGAAGAAGATTGCGGATGCGCAAAAACAAACAAAAGCACAATTAGCTGAAAAAGATAAGAAAATCAAAGCATTGCAGAAACAAACAGGAACGGCTCAAAAGGATCAAGAGATTGCGGCACTCAAAGCGCAATTGGCTGCCCAAACGAAGAAAATGAAGCACCAGCAAGGAACATTGAACCGGAAAGCGGTTCGTGCAGCCTTGAAAACAGCGGATTTATTCGCTAAAAAGTAA
- a CDS encoding ketopantoate reductase family protein → MNMLVVGAGAVGGYFGGRLAEQGEQVTFLVRPKRYEQLQKTGLHITSPHGDMTITPQLITRDMRPDRAFDVILLSTKAYHLDDVLQDLAPFVSNETYIIPLLNGMQHIRRLTEVFGEDRVLGGLCFIESTLDAEGRIVQTSPSHRLLFGSRTGKPTARLEKIAACFAKAKAPMKYSMHIMDDMWQKYLFISTFAGVTTLFRSAIGPIREEAVGHQMILDVMGEAKQAMEEQGAVFNDDVEAVLLKQMHAMEDTMKSSMLRDMEKGQPVEVEHFFSALLKPAKTDQMHALKLVEANLRMYLETIK, encoded by the coding sequence ATGAACATGTTAGTTGTAGGTGCAGGGGCAGTTGGAGGATATTTCGGAGGTCGTCTTGCTGAGCAAGGAGAGCAGGTGACATTCCTCGTCCGTCCGAAGCGATATGAACAACTACAAAAAACAGGACTGCACATCACTAGTCCTCATGGCGATATGACGATTACGCCTCAGTTGATAACACGAGACATGCGACCGGATCGTGCATTTGATGTCATCTTGCTTTCGACGAAAGCCTATCACTTAGATGACGTCCTACAAGATCTTGCGCCATTTGTTTCGAACGAGACGTACATCATTCCTTTATTGAACGGCATGCAGCATATTCGACGGTTAACAGAAGTCTTCGGAGAAGATCGAGTACTAGGAGGTCTTTGCTTCATTGAGTCGACGCTTGATGCAGAAGGGCGCATTGTACAGACAAGTCCGTCGCATCGGCTGTTGTTTGGTTCACGAACCGGTAAACCAACAGCGCGTCTAGAGAAAATCGCAGCGTGTTTTGCGAAAGCGAAGGCACCAATGAAGTACTCGATGCATATCATGGATGACATGTGGCAAAAGTATCTCTTCATTTCGACATTTGCGGGCGTGACGACGCTATTTCGCTCGGCAATCGGTCCGATTCGAGAAGAAGCTGTCGGACATCAAATGATTTTAGACGTCATGGGGGAAGCGAAACAGGCGATGGAAGAACAAGGGGCAGTCTTTAATGACGATGTAGAAGCGGTCTTGCTGAAGCAGATGCATGCAATGGAAGACACGATGAAATCGTCGATGTTACGCGACATGGAAAAGGGACAGCCCGTCGAAGTGGAACATTTTTTCAGTGCATTATTGAAGCCTGCTAAGACTGATCAGATGCATGCCTTGAAATTAGTCGAAGCGAATCTACGCATGTATCTCGAAACGATTAAATAG
- a CDS encoding GntR family transcriptional regulator — MSEMLYPLKWLSKASAGDRVAHELRMRIISGRIESGTILSENKLASDFSVSRSPVRDALKVLASEQLIRLERMGAVVVGLSERDIQEIYDVRLLIETFVFERLVKIERTELVRELSKILEMMKVAIKYKDADEFSFQDVLFHETIIRSIDHGYVSMIWQNLKPVMESFILLSMRVRFEEDIEDFERILANHALYIEAIETGDRERMVASLHQNFDDVQEVEDLWKTQQMMSKGVDSHD, encoded by the coding sequence ATGTCAGAAATGTTATACCCCTTGAAGTGGTTATCAAAAGCTTCCGCCGGAGATCGTGTTGCACACGAGCTACGGATGCGCATCATTTCAGGAAGGATTGAAAGCGGTACCATCTTATCTGAGAACAAATTAGCCTCTGATTTTTCAGTCAGTCGCTCGCCTGTCCGTGATGCATTAAAGGTCCTTGCATCCGAACAATTGATTCGTCTCGAGCGGATGGGAGCAGTCGTCGTCGGTTTGTCTGAGCGCGACATTCAGGAAATCTATGATGTCCGGCTACTCATCGAAACGTTTGTCTTCGAACGACTCGTCAAAATCGAACGGACAGAACTCGTCCGGGAACTCAGCAAAATTCTCGAAATGATGAAGGTTGCCATCAAATACAAGGATGCCGATGAATTCTCCTTCCAGGATGTACTGTTTCATGAAACAATCATCCGCTCGATTGATCATGGATATGTCAGCATGATTTGGCAAAATCTCAAACCGGTCATGGAAAGTTTCATCCTCCTATCGATGCGGGTACGATTCGAGGAAGACATCGAAGACTTCGAACGCATCCTCGCGAACCACGCCTTGTACATCGAAGCGATCGAGACAGGCGACCGTGAACGGATGGTTGCTTCCTTACATCAGAACTTTGATGACGTCCAGGAAGTCGAAGATCTCTGGAAAACGCAACAAATGATGTCGAAAGGAGTCGATTCACATGACTGA
- the gntK gene encoding gluconokinase produces the protein MTEYMLGVDIGTTSTKAVLFTTKGEVIGQTNVGYPLHTPNRSTAEQDPEEIFDAVLESIRLITKRHPSMPPKFVAFSSAMHSLIAMDAQHQPLTACITWADSRSEAWSNKIKEQYGLSIYHRTGTPIHPMSPLSKISWLVEDRPELHAQTKKYVGIKEFVFQRLFGRYVIDHSLASATGLFNIHELGWDTGALHVAGIDASYLSEPVPTTTTCTGLNADYARQMGLSVDTPFLVGASDGVLSNLGVNAIRKGEIAITIGTSGAIRTIIDRPQTDEKGRTFCYALTEDQWVIGGPVNNGGMVLRWIRDELASAEVETAKRLGIDPYAVLTKIAERVRPGSDGLLFHPYLSGERAPLWNPDVSGSFFGLTLSHKKEHMIRAALEGVIYNLYTVFLALIECMDGPVTRIQATGGFARSEVWRQMMADIFESEVVIPESFESSCLGACILGLYATGEVDSFEVVSEMIGETHRHVPNEEAMHEYRQLLPIFISLARTLSEDHKRIATYQRSLIQEEN, from the coding sequence ATGACTGAATACATGTTAGGCGTCGATATCGGAACGACGAGTACGAAAGCGGTCTTATTTACGACAAAAGGAGAGGTCATCGGACAAACGAACGTCGGTTACCCGCTCCATACACCGAATCGCTCGACGGCGGAGCAGGATCCGGAAGAAATTTTCGATGCTGTGCTCGAATCAATCCGTTTGATCACGAAACGTCATCCGAGCATGCCACCAAAGTTCGTCGCGTTCAGTAGTGCTATGCACAGCTTGATCGCGATGGACGCACAGCATCAACCATTGACTGCCTGCATCACGTGGGCAGACAGTCGGAGTGAAGCATGGTCGAACAAGATCAAGGAACAGTACGGTCTATCGATCTATCACCGGACCGGAACACCGATTCATCCGATGTCACCGCTCAGCAAAATCAGTTGGCTCGTCGAAGATCGTCCGGAGCTCCATGCTCAAACGAAAAAATATGTCGGGATCAAGGAATTCGTGTTCCAAAGATTGTTCGGCAGATATGTCATCGACCACTCTCTCGCTTCAGCGACCGGTCTCTTCAACATTCATGAATTAGGCTGGGATACGGGCGCGTTACACGTCGCAGGGATCGATGCAAGCTACTTATCGGAACCCGTACCGACGACGACGACATGTACCGGACTGAATGCTGATTACGCACGACAAATGGGACTCTCCGTCGATACGCCGTTCCTAGTCGGTGCCAGTGACGGTGTCCTTTCTAACTTAGGTGTCAACGCGATTCGCAAAGGGGAAATTGCGATCACGATCGGAACGAGCGGTGCCATCCGAACAATCATTGATCGTCCGCAGACCGATGAAAAGGGACGGACGTTCTGTTACGCGCTGACCGAGGACCAGTGGGTCATCGGTGGGCCCGTCAATAATGGCGGAATGGTCTTACGGTGGATCCGAGACGAACTCGCGTCAGCAGAAGTCGAGACAGCAAAACGCCTTGGCATCGATCCGTACGCTGTTTTGACGAAGATTGCCGAACGCGTCCGTCCTGGATCCGACGGGCTATTGTTCCATCCTTACTTGTCCGGTGAACGAGCGCCGCTCTGGAATCCGGATGTCAGCGGTTCGTTCTTCGGTTTGACACTTTCGCACAAAAAAGAGCATATGATCCGGGCGGCACTAGAAGGCGTCATCTACAATCTGTATACCGTCTTCCTCGCCCTAATCGAGTGTATGGACGGTCCCGTGACACGGATTCAGGCGACGGGTGGCTTTGCCCGGTCCGAAGTCTGGCGCCAAATGATGGCGGACATCTTTGAATCAGAAGTCGTCATTCCAGAAAGCTTTGAAAGTTCATGTCTCGGTGCTTGTATTCTCGGACTGTATGCGACGGGGGAAGTCGATTCGTTCGAAGTCGTCTCTGAGATGATCGGGGAAACGCATCGCCATGTACCAAATGAAGAAGCGATGCATGAATATCGTCAGCTCTTACCAATTTTCATTAGTTTGGCGCGGACATTGTCTGAGGATCATAAACGAATCGCTACGTATCAACGGAGCTTGATTCAAGAAGAAAACTAA
- a CDS encoding GntP family permease, which translates to MPLVIVGIGIVALLVLIMGLKLNTFVSLIIVSFGVALLLGMPLDQIVKTIEAGIGGTLGHLALIFGLGAMLGKLIADAGGAQRIAMTLVARFGEKNIQWAVVVASFIIGIALFFEVGLVLLIPIVFAISRQLRVSILYLGIPMVAALSVTHGFLPPHPGPTVIAGEYKANIGEVLLYGFIVAVPTVIIAGPIFTKIAKRLVPESFTRTGNIASLGEQKEFDLDETPGFGISVFTAMLPVLLMSIATIFTLLQETLGWGENSVISAIEFIGNASTAMLISLLVAVYTMGIARKIPMQTVMESCTTAIAQIGMMLLIIGGGGAFKQVLIDGGVGTFVAQLFEGSALSPILLAWLIAAILRISLGSATVAALSTAGLVIPLLEQSDVNLALVVLATGAGSLIASHVNDAGFWMFKEYFGLSLKETFATWTVLETIISVCGLGFVLLLSLVV; encoded by the coding sequence ATGCCTTTAGTCATCGTAGGAATTGGGATCGTCGCGTTGCTCGTTCTCATCATGGGGTTGAAATTAAATACGTTCGTCTCACTCATCATCGTTTCCTTTGGCGTTGCACTACTGCTCGGCATGCCGCTCGATCAGATCGTCAAGACGATCGAAGCCGGTATCGGCGGAACGCTTGGTCACTTGGCACTGATCTTTGGTCTTGGTGCCATGCTTGGAAAGCTGATTGCTGACGCCGGGGGGGCGCAGCGAATCGCCATGACGCTTGTCGCCCGATTCGGGGAAAAGAACATCCAGTGGGCGGTTGTCGTCGCTTCATTCATCATCGGGATCGCCCTCTTCTTCGAAGTCGGACTCGTCCTGTTGATTCCGATCGTCTTTGCGATTTCACGTCAGCTCCGCGTCTCGATTCTATATCTCGGGATCCCGATGGTCGCTGCCCTGTCTGTCACGCACGGCTTCTTACCACCTCACCCGGGTCCGACCGTCATCGCTGGGGAATATAAAGCCAATATCGGGGAAGTCTTATTGTATGGTTTCATCGTTGCTGTTCCGACCGTCATCATCGCCGGTCCTATCTTTACGAAAATCGCGAAACGACTCGTTCCTGAATCGTTTACACGGACAGGAAATATCGCGTCACTCGGGGAACAAAAAGAATTTGATTTAGACGAGACACCAGGCTTCGGCATCAGTGTCTTCACGGCGATGCTACCGGTCCTCTTGATGTCGATCGCAACAATCTTCACGCTCTTACAAGAAACACTCGGCTGGGGTGAAAACAGTGTCATCTCGGCAATCGAGTTCATCGGAAACGCCTCGACGGCGATGTTGATTTCATTACTCGTCGCGGTCTACACGATGGGGATCGCGCGTAAGATTCCAATGCAAACGGTCATGGAATCTTGTACGACGGCGATCGCCCAAATCGGGATGATGCTATTGATCATCGGCGGTGGCGGTGCCTTCAAACAAGTCTTGATTGACGGTGGTGTTGGGACGTTCGTTGCACAATTATTTGAAGGATCAGCGTTATCTCCGATTCTGCTCGCTTGGTTGATCGCTGCGATTCTCCGAATCTCACTCGGTTCCGCGACAGTCGCTGCTTTATCAACGGCAGGTCTCGTCATTCCGTTACTGGAGCAATCCGACGTCAACTTAGCGCTCGTCGTTCTCGCGACTGGTGCAGGTAGTCTGATCGCTTCACACGTCAATGATGCAGGCTTCTGGATGTTTAAAGAGTATTTCGGATTATCATTAAAAGAAACGTTTGCGACATGGACTGTGCTTGAGACGATCATTTCCGTTTGTGGACTTGGGTTCGTTCTTCTCCTCAGCCTCGTCGTCTAA
- the gnd gene encoding decarboxylating NADP(+)-dependent phosphogluconate dehydrogenase, whose protein sequence is MQHSIGVIGLGVMGRNLALNMASHQEEVAIYNYTRDLTDDLVAHDEGLPLHPYYDIEAFVQSLARPRKIFMMVTAGSAIDSVIESLLPHLETGDIIMDGGNSHFLDTERRFDELQRHGIEYIGVGVSGGEVGARTGPAIMPGGSKEAYEHVAPILTKIAAHVEGDPCCVYIGPKGAGHFVKMVHNGIEYADMQLIAEAYSFLRFRLGLDVTEVADIFAEWNAGELKSYLIEITADILRKTDDETGQPLIDVILDQAGQKGTGKWTSLQAIDNGIASSIITEALFARYLSAIKEERVAASAVLKGPEDLSTLERDAWVERIRQALYMGKVAAYAQGFTQYRTSSELYDWNLRLEEIALIFRGGCIIRADFLNVISEAFKNDANLSNLMLAPFFAEKVQAYQESLRHVVAEGALSGFALPSLSTSLTYYDSYRTANSNANMLQAQRDYFGAHTYARTDREGIFHTDWQ, encoded by the coding sequence ATGCAACATTCTATCGGAGTCATCGGGCTTGGCGTCATGGGACGCAACCTGGCACTGAATATGGCGAGTCATCAAGAAGAAGTCGCCATCTATAACTACACACGTGATTTAACGGACGATCTCGTCGCACATGATGAGGGACTACCTCTTCATCCGTACTATGACATTGAAGCATTCGTTCAATCACTCGCTCGCCCACGTAAAATCTTCATGATGGTCACGGCTGGTAGCGCAATTGATTCGGTCATCGAATCGTTACTTCCACATCTCGAAACAGGTGATATCATCATGGATGGTGGGAACTCTCACTTCCTCGATACAGAGCGTCGTTTCGACGAGTTACAACGCCACGGGATCGAATACATCGGCGTTGGTGTATCGGGTGGTGAAGTCGGTGCGCGGACCGGTCCTGCGATCATGCCGGGTGGATCGAAAGAAGCTTACGAACATGTCGCACCGATCTTGACGAAGATCGCCGCTCACGTCGAAGGAGATCCATGTTGTGTTTATATTGGTCCGAAGGGCGCTGGTCACTTCGTCAAGATGGTCCATAACGGAATCGAGTATGCAGACATGCAACTGATTGCTGAAGCGTATAGCTTCCTCCGTTTCCGTCTCGGACTCGACGTCACGGAAGTCGCGGACATCTTCGCTGAGTGGAACGCGGGTGAACTGAAAAGTTACCTGATTGAGATCACAGCGGACATTCTCCGAAAAACCGATGACGAGACAGGGCAACCGTTGATTGATGTCATTCTCGATCAAGCCGGTCAAAAAGGAACTGGAAAATGGACGAGCCTGCAAGCCATTGATAATGGGATCGCCTCTTCGATCATTACAGAAGCTCTGTTCGCGCGTTACCTTTCAGCTATTAAAGAAGAACGCGTCGCAGCGTCTGCTGTCTTAAAGGGACCCGAAGACTTGTCGACGCTTGAGCGAGACGCGTGGGTCGAACGAATTCGTCAAGCGCTTTATATGGGGAAAGTCGCTGCATACGCGCAAGGTTTCACCCAGTACCGAACGTCGTCTGAGTTGTATGACTGGAACTTACGCCTTGAGGAGATCGCCTTGATCTTCCGTGGTGGATGTATCATCCGGGCCGACTTCTTGAACGTCATCAGTGAAGCGTTCAAAAATGATGCGAACCTCTCGAACTTGATGCTCGCCCCGTTCTTCGCTGAGAAAGTACAGGCGTATCAAGAATCGTTACGTCACGTCGTTGCCGAGGGTGCGTTATCTGGTTTTGCACTCCCATCTCTATCGACGTCACTGACGTATTACGATAGCTACCGGACAGCGAATTCGAATGCCAACATGTTGCAAGCACAACGCGATTATTTTGGTGCTCATACGTATGCTCGGACAGACCGCGAAGGGATCTTCCACACGGACTGGCAATAA
- the ahpC gene encoding alkyl hydroperoxide reductase subunit C — protein sequence MSLIGSEVKPFSASAFHNGEFVDLTDANLRGKWSVVCFYPADFTFVCPTELEDLQNQYETLKALDVEVYSVSTDTHFTHKAWHETSETIGKIEYVMIGDPSHVISRNFEVLNEQDGLADRGTFIIDPDGVIQTVEINAGGIGRDASTLVNKIKAAQYVRNNPGEVCPAKWEEGSATLTPSLDLVGKI from the coding sequence ATGTCTTTAATCGGAAGTGAAGTAAAACCATTCAGTGCATCAGCATTCCACAACGGAGAATTCGTTGACCTAACGGATGCTAACCTTCGCGGTAAATGGAGTGTCGTATGTTTCTACCCTGCAGACTTTACATTCGTTTGCCCGACAGAACTCGAAGATCTCCAAAACCAATACGAAACACTCAAAGCGCTTGACGTTGAAGTTTACTCTGTCTCAACAGATACGCATTTCACACATAAAGCATGGCACGAAACATCAGAAACAATCGGTAAAATCGAGTACGTTATGATCGGTGACCCATCACACGTCATCTCACGTAACTTCGAAGTCTTGAACGAACAAGATGGTCTTGCTGACCGCGGTACGTTCATCATCGACCCAGACGGCGTCATCCAAACGGTTGAAATCAATGCAGGCGGTATCGGTCGCGATGCAAGCACGCTCGTCAACAAAATCAAAGCAGCACAATACGTACGTAACAATCCAGGCGAAGTCTGCCCAGCGAAATGGGAAGAAGGCTCTGCAACACTCACACCAA